The Dokdonella koreensis DS-123 genome has a segment encoding these proteins:
- a CDS encoding protease inhibitor I42 family protein codes for MTYGAITRFAVSAVALALSAASGPVQAETHALGGAGTREVQVGDELTWRVFSNPSTGIHWRLAAAPAGTVQTVVDGRRVAADPADRRIGGGAVFEWRFRALAPGEAALRFERIDARVRTGPVQTQVFRVRVRAPAAGDGGG; via the coding sequence ATGACCTACGGTGCGATCACGCGGTTTGCGGTGTCTGCCGTGGCCCTGGCGTTGTCCGCGGCCAGCGGGCCGGTGCAGGCCGAGACCCACGCCCTGGGCGGCGCCGGCACCCGCGAAGTGCAGGTGGGCGACGAGCTGACCTGGCGTGTCTTTTCCAATCCCAGCACCGGCATTCACTGGCGCTTGGCGGCAGCGCCGGCCGGCACGGTGCAGACCGTGGTCGACGGCCGGCGGGTGGCTGCCGATCCAGCGGACCGGCGGATCGGCGGGGGCGCCGTGTTCGAGTGGCGGTTCCGTGCGCTGGCACCGGGCGAGGCGGCGCTGCGCTTCGAGCGGATCGATGCGCGCGTCCGCACCGGCCCGGTACAGACCCAGGTCTTCCGCGTCCGCGTGCGGGCGCCCGCAGCGGGCGACGGCGGGGGCTGA